DNA from Gambusia affinis linkage group LG06, SWU_Gaff_1.0, whole genome shotgun sequence:
TTTACCTGGAATCTGCTTGgcccagccaatcagaaccagcagctcccgGTTCAGAAGGTCACAGAGGGTCAGGAGGGTCCGCAGGCTGCCGTCGTCGGTCGAgtcgtcctgattggctgccagcGGGGCGGGCTCTGTCAGCAGCAAATGGGAGATCAGCTTGTTCCCTGAAACAGACGGATGGGACCGTCAGACTGGGAATTCTGGGCGGACTGGGAGCCTCCAGAGGGAACGTCGGGGAACTCACTGGAGCCGAGCGGCAGGCTGAACGGAGCTTTACCGCAGGAAGCCCCGCCTGTCTCCACCCGCCTCCGGTACTTCTGCCGGCCTCCTCTGACCCGGTCCAAACGCACCCCTGAACACACAAACAGCGTTTCAGAACCTTGATCCGATGTTTGTTCTGATCGCAGCGGCTGGATCACAACTGTCCTTTAATGTCCCATTAAAGTTTCCTAAAAGCTGCTATTTCAACAGgatgtgaactttgaccctaaAGCCTGGCTCTAGATTCAGTTgtacaaaaatagtttttttctgtcagttaGATGTTAAATTAATCAGAGGTGATGTCATTGTGTTTACAGTTAGATGTATGATGCTAATTAGCGATATATGTTTGCTTTAATGATGCTGCTTGTGGTCAAACTGGCCTTTGAATCTGAATCAAACTGGTTTCTGAGCAGCTTTGTCATCGTCACCATGTTTGGATGCAGCTGACTGGTGAAAATCAGCCggagaaacatttagaaaatgaagTTTTATTACACAACACTTTCAGTTTATCAGTCAGATTAAATGTGGTTCTGCCCAAACGTATTTATCTATGAACTGGGTGTAGTTCACACTCCGACCACTAGATGGTACCAACGCCCTTCTGATAGTATCCTGAGCCCGATGCATCAACGTCCCGTCGTACCTTCCCGCATCATCCCGGCCTGCAGACACTTCTGGAAGCGACACGCCTGGCAGGCTTTCCTCCTCCGCTTCGTGATCTCGCACTCGTTCGTCACCGGGCAGCTGTACTCGATGTTGCCTTGGTAACCAGAAAACAGGAAACGCATCAGGCCATCGTTCAACAATGAAAAGatgctgctgtggttctgatggttgTTGGGTTTTTACCAGCgatctgatttattattattgtttctgtatttattgaGGAAGGAGACTGAACGGTTTGCATGAActgacatcatttttaaaggtgGTTTTCCTGGGGGATTTTTCCAGGGGTGTCCAGCCCCCCCCAGTCATCCCTTGAGGACGGCCCTGGTGATTGGACAGAATCTTGTTGGTCCCACTAGACGCTTCTACTGGTATTGATCCGGGTCTGCTGGGAGGACTGGGATGGATTTACTGTATTAATGTAAattaacattatattttaatattttgagctgatttcctttttataatcttcatatttatttactacTAATAAACATCAACATtgtattgaaaaatgtttcattctgtGATTATTTACAGCAGAGAGGATcagatattaaattattttattttaagtcgctgtttttctgttaaagtaattttttttttttacagtaattaGTCgacataaaaaaggtttttctacttttttaggagagaaaaagtagaaaagaaagtttcagttttatttcctttttcccaAAAATCTCCAGATTTATGTGAAACCAAAAAACAAGAGCAGATATAAACATGTAGCcacaaaatgaaatggaaactgtaataaaatataatctttaTTGTAAACTGATAACTCAGTTATTTCTTCATCATTTTGCTATAAATACCTTAAACTGATTTTACACtcaaaattatcttaaaaatgaataattgaaaataattattggttaattttagtttcacattattctctgctgctgatgaggatgatgaaggTCACCTTGGATGGTCCTTTTGAAGAAGGCCTTGCAGGCCTCGCAGGACGCCACGCCGTAATGGTAACCAGAAGCAAAGTCTCCGCAGACCAGACAGAGCCGCTTGGGCCCCAGGGGCCCCATCGGGGCCCGGCACTCCACCTGCCGGAGAACACCAGGTAGACCCAACATGAAGCCTGGGAGACGCTCCAGTCTCATTTCAGATCCTGTTTTACAtcacaataaatgtgaaaacaaataatCCCTCAATCTAATCTGGATTACGgttcagcagaaccagaaaatgtttgttagtCCCGATGGAGCAACAGGAAACAGTTCCTACCTTCACTGAAAAAGAGTCCGACCGAAACTCCACGGCGCCCCCTGCAGGGCTTCCGCTGAAACTGCACCCTGCTGGAGAGTCAGGAGTCTGGTCCccgcaggaggaagaggaggatggactggagaggaggaagagcggAGAGGGGCAGAGGGGGGGGGACTGggaggatgatgaggaggaagagcgcAGGGGGCTGGGAGGAAGGTGAGggatgaaacaggaagtaaaagagcagaaaataaaaactttatttgtatttgatgtaaagaaaagagaaaaatgattcaATAAACTTTAAGATGCTGCAGCTACGGAAACCCAGGAGGGCCACAGCGAGGGGCgcttctcaaaaataaaatacatttatctttGTATTTATCTGTGCACCTTTAAGCGTAACTTTATCTAAATGAATGAGTCTATTGTATTTCTgactgttttcttatttatttctgttttattaaacagacatgaaaacatttggacGTTAAAAATCATGACAAGAACCGGTTCAGAaccagcaaacaaaaagaaagaatctgacaagaaatgtaaaagtaaaacttcGAAACCtctctttgcattttattaatatttattatatcaatatttactaatgtttatatttccaaacatttgAGCCGCGTAAATAAATGAGTTCTGTTGTTTCTGCACTTTTGCAATAAATTGGTGGATTCACTTTTTAAGGTTTTACATTAAATCATATGATTGTTTCTGTCCAACTGCAGACATCTTAAtatcaaaaagtttaaaatctagAATCGCTCTGAAATATTTACAcccatttttatatttcatggcCAACAGCAGGCCTCAAAGTCGTTGTCATGGTAACGTTCAACAGTCTGTCAGCTGcgtgttttactgtttttctgcagctctctgtgCTATGAAAGACTTTAGAGTTAAAGTTCAGTAAAAATTCAGAGGATCATTGAACTCACCATGGTGAACCGAGGAAGCGTCCAAAGTCCTTCAGCTCCATCCTGACCCAGTCCGGGTCTGCGGTTCCATGTGGAGCCGCCCGAGGCCGGACTCGTTTATCAGGAGGCGGCAGGGGGCGGGGCCTGCAGCCTCAGCCAATCAGACCCCAGCAGACTTCTTGTCATCTCCATTGATTGGGACAGTGACAGATGTAGGCCACGGCCGCCGCTGCCGAGGTCAGAGTTCACCCTCTGCGCTTCAATAACATCCAGAAATgaatcactgaaggaaaaatGAGCTGGAGGAAAATTCAGACATTAAAcgataaaaaaagatttacagcgtcatcattttaaaaagcactttgaGGTCTtagacacaaacattttaaactattCTAATGcacaataattatttcataaaacaaggttacattttacagtaaggtGTGTATAATTTATATTTGAAGGTAACCGACCCCCACAGAAAAACCAACGAGTCAATTCAACACCTGCTGCATTATTAACCTGCTACCAGAGCAGCTGAACCTCAAATCAACACTTTTCACAAACTTGTTCTTCTTATTGCTAATTGTTGCATTTTCgtgcaattttgttttaattctgctCTATTTTACAGCCCTACCTCTCAGCCTGCTCCTCTCGGCTTCTTTGGTCCAGTttggttgatgttttttattttatttatttatttttagttttgttgatCATTAGGAAGCGGGAGCAGCTAATGGTAGCATTGCCTGCTAACTCAGGACTGTTGTTGTAACCAACGATGTGTTCAAGTGTTGTCGCCATAGAAGTATCCAGTAACACAAAAACTTTGCTATAGGGGCTAAAATGTCACTTAATATATGATAAGTTGCTACGTCACTGTTTCAGTTCAGGGAAATTGATCAGTCTGCCCTCTAGTGGTAACTAAACAGCAATGCAATCGTAAGtttggtagtaactagttacatttactcaattacatttactttagtaactttttagtatttttactaagctgtactttttacttttacttgagtgattttattatgaagtatttttactcttacttgaattaatttctggattttcttcccactacatgaaaaacaaacatattttataaaatccacCAGACAGACtcacctgcagtttctgctaaagttttttattgatttaaactgatttggaaaaactttcttctgcctgattttgttattttttgttactcgcattaattattgtcattttggtccttaaaataccaacatttcaatttaactttatattttggtttgtctgatgatgtaatttttaatattaaatgattgataatttgatcagttactcagtacgtGAGTCGATTTCTTACCAAATAcgtttgacttttaaaaatcagttgaagttgttctactcttacttgagtataatcTTTGGGATCTAAATTATTATGTGatggcagaaaaatgtttaatatctgGATGGGATCAGCAGAACCACGTTTGATTTTGGAGCTCGACCTTCGACTTCAGGTGGTTTtaggagtttgttttgatgtttgtcaGAAAAACCACATTTGGACACTTTTAGGGTTTAAACtctaaatgtcatttttgtgtCCAGTAGAGCATCAACTTGAAGATAAAAACTGGTAAATCGTGGCATCAGGTCCAATCTCAGAGCTTTAAGAACTGCCGGCGTTCCCAGTgaaaccagtgaaaccagtaGCTCCAGTTCTCTGGACATGCTTCGAACTGGACCTGCTTCGAACTGGACCTGCTTCGAACTGGATCTGCTTCGAACTGGAGCTGCTGAGGCTGCAGTTCCTGCAGCAGGTGAGAAACAAACAGTCGGTCTTAATCTTACGCTCAGACGCTCTGGGATCAGCCTCACCTACATCTGCTGTTTCATAAGAGCTGCATAACTGGACCGCCGGTCTGTCCGTCCGACCGGGACACGGAGCCGCCCGACCCGCGGGTCAAAGTTCCTCTGAAGCCGGACACGTCCACAAGCAAAACTATCAGAGAATAACCAGAGATGTGAGCAGCAGCTCTTCATGGTTCATTAGTCGTTAATCTGAATTAATACAAATCATTTAAAGTGTTGAATTGTGTTGATAAATTGATTTGACAAAATCACCAAGAGATACGATGAGTAAATCCACAGAGTCCTGAAATTCATGGGGTTATAAATCTGATGAACCAAACCAGCAGTGAACAGAAAACCAGAGAATCAAAGGTTtggtgaatgaatgaatgaatgaatgaatctcCGCCAGACGTTTGTGAAACCTGGTCAGTGAGGTTCTCTGTTTGGTTGTTTCTCCTCCAAGTCTCTCAGATTCGTCCCACATCAAGTCAGAGTCGTTCACAAGTCATTTTAGTCTCCATTGAGCGAAATCATCGTTTTCTCATTAAGTTCATGGCGTCTAGTCCGCCTT
Protein-coding regions in this window:
- the esrrd gene encoding steroid hormone receptor ERR2 isoform X1, which encodes MELKDFGRFLGSPCPLRSSSSSSSQSPPLCPSPLFLLSSPSSSSSCGDQTPDSPAGCSFSGSPAGGAVEFRSDSFSVKVECRAPMGPLGPKRLCLVCGDFASGYHYGVASCEACKAFFKRTIQGNIEYSCPVTNECEITKRRRKACQACRFQKCLQAGMMREGVRLDRVRGGRQKYRRRVETGGASCGKAPFSLPLGSRNKLISHLLLTEPAPLAANQDDSTDDGSLRTLLTLCDLLNRELLVLIGWAKQIPGFSELSLVDQMSLLQSGWMEALLVGVAWRSQGRSGEELVFAGNLRLDEAQCRAAGLAAVYQEVRHLAARYRAMKMSPEEAVTMKAMALANSDAEPPDSPDSLQRLQDGLQEALQDYECSRGEPHRAGRLLMSLPLLRQSAARAVDAFRRLHRQRRVPIHKLLLEMLDAKS
- the esrrd gene encoding steroid hormone receptor ERR2 isoform X2 encodes the protein MELKDFGRFLGSPCPLRSSSSSSSQSPPLCPSPLFLLSSPSSSSSCGDQTPDSPAGCSFSGSPAGGAVEFRSDSFSVKVECRAPMGPLGPKRLCLVCGDFASGYHYGVASCEACKAFFKRTIQGNIEYSCPVTNECEITKRRRKACQACRFQKCLQAGMMREGVRLDRVRGGRQKYRRRVETGGASCGKAPFSLPLGSKPAPLAANQDDSTDDGSLRTLLTLCDLLNRELLVLIGWAKQIPGFSELSLVDQMSLLQSGWMEALLVGVAWRSQGRSGEELVFAGNLRLDEAQCRAAGLAAVYQEVRHLAARYRAMKMSPEEAVTMKAMALANSDAEPPDSPDSLQRLQDGLQEALQDYECSRGEPHRAGRLLMSLPLLRQSAARAVDAFRRLHRQRRVPIHKLLLEMLDAKS
- the esrrd gene encoding estrogen-related receptor gamma isoform X3, which translates into the protein MRLERLPGFMLGLPGVLRQVECRAPMGPLGPKRLCLVCGDFASGYHYGVASCEACKAFFKRTIQGNIEYSCPVTNECEITKRRRKACQACRFQKCLQAGMMREGVRLDRVRGGRQKYRRRVETGGASCGKAPFSLPLGSRNKLISHLLLTEPAPLAANQDDSTDDGSLRTLLTLCDLLNRELLVLIGWAKQIPGFSELSLVDQMSLLQSGWMEALLVGVAWRSQGRSGEELVFAGNLRLDEAQCRAAGLAAVYQEVRHLAARYRAMKMSPEEAVTMKAMALANSDAEPPDSPDSLQRLQDGLQEALQDYECSRGEPHRAGRLLMSLPLLRQSAARAVDAFRRLHRQRRVPIHKLLLEMLDAKS